The genomic segment AGGGAAGGTTTCGATGAGCGATTCCACGCGCCCGCAGAAGGTGGGGTTCTTGCTCAGGTGGGTCCGGCCGCCGTTGAGGGCCACTTGGCGTCGGACGCATTCTGCGTAGAACGTCATCAGCCGACGGCGCTTGCGTTCACTCCACCTGTCGACGTGGTAGAAGTCCAGTTGACCCAGGTAGGGGAACAGCACGATCCAAAATCCTGACCCCAGCGACCAGGTGAGCAGGAAGTCATCTTCTTCCGCGGTGAAGAAGCCGGTGCGGTGCATGTCGTTGGTCTCGGCGAAGGCGCGTTCTTCGATCGCGTCGATCCTGTGTCGCAGCCGCTTTCCGAATAGCACCTCGTCGGCACGGAACAGCAGCCGCAGCAGCCGCTTCTCCAGCAGTGAGGGGAAGAACATCTCGTACATCAGGACCACGCTGAACTGGTCGTCGCGCGCCATCAGGCGATGCAGATAGGTGGTGCCGCTGCGGGCATGCCCGACGCAGAAGACCGGTTCGCGAACCTCGGTGCGCCGCAGCGAGGGGAATAGCAGCGGATCCAACGCGAAGCAGATGGCGTGGATCGCCGCCATCGCCGGAACGCCGATCAGGAACGCGGCGAGCAGTTTTCGTCGACGGCCGCGGTCGGGCTCGGCGCGCACGAGTCGCAGCATCGTGACGTAGTTGCCCACGTCGAAGTAGAACCGTGCCCCGGCCATGGTCGAGAGTAGGTGCGAAAGATTGACAAAGTCAAGCAAACGGGGTGGTTCAGTCGTCGATCGGGGTGGCAAGGGAGTCGGCGACGAATCGGGTCAGGAACCGATCGAACTGATCGAGTTCGGCTTCCGTCCAGTCCGCCAGCGCCCTTTGGAGGTGGCCGATGCGTACGCCGAGCAGCTTCCCGGCGACGCGTCGTCCCTGCGAGGTGACGGTCACGAGGGCGACCCGCAGATCGGCCGGGTCCGGGTTTCGTGTGACGAGGCCCGCGTCGACCAAGGAGGTGACCTGACGTGTCGCCATTCCCATGTCCATGTGGGTACTGCGAGCGAGGGCACCCATGGCGAGCGGGCCGTTGTCGATCAGCGCTCGAAGCAACGCATACGACGGTTGGGTCAGGCCGACGCCGGCGGCGGCGGCCTGACGAGCGAACAGGGACCGACTGCTGGTCAGGCGCACGACCTGGGCCAGCGTTCGACTGATCGAGTCGAGCGAGGCGTCCTTCGGCGAAGAAGTCACAGCGCGTCCGTTCCAGGGTGTCCGCTTCTTATCGGGTGTCAGCAACGTTGATACCAGCCCGCTGGCATCAGGATGCGACGGGTGTCGTTGAATGCCAACCATGACCGCACATCCGGCGCGTGTCGGTGCCGCCATGGCCGTGGGGTCGATGACCAGCGTTCAACTCGGCCTCGCGCTCGCGGTCGATCTGATCGACCGGATCGGGGCCGAAGGGGCCGCGTGGTTGCGCCTGGCCTGGGCCGGCGTCCTGTTCCTGGTGGTGGTTCGGCCGCGCCGGGCCGCCTTCACCCGTGCCACGTTCGGGATCTGCGTGCTGCTCGGGATCGTGACGGCCCTGATCACGATGCTGTTCATGGCGGCGTTGGCCCGCATCCCCATGGGCACGGCCAGCGCGCTGGAGTTCCTCGGACCGCTTGGGGTGGCGGTGGTCAGTGGAAGCGGCCGCGCTCGCTGGGTGTGGCCGGCGCTGGCCGCCGTCGGCGTCCTGGCGCTGACCCAACCCTGGCAGGGCGAGATCGACACCGTCGGCGTGGGCTTCGCGCTGGGCGCGGCGGTCTGCTGGGCGGCCTACATCCTGCTGACCCAGCGCGTCGGCGACCGAGTGAGTGGACTTCAGGGCCTGGGGGTCTCCATGCCGGTAGCGGCCGCGGTCGGCACGGCGACGGTCGGTGCGGCCGTGCTGCCACGGATGACTCCCGACATGATCCTCATCGGTCTCGGGCTGGCGCTGCTGCTGCCGATCGTGCCGTTCATCCTCGAACTGCTGGCGCTGCGTCGCCTGAACGCCGCGGCGTTCGGCACGTTGATGAGTCTGGAACCAGCGCTGGCGTTGCTGATCGGATTTCTCGTCCTCCACCAGGTGCCCAACGCGGCCGCGATCGCCGGGATCGCGTTCGTCGTGGTCGCCGGGATCGGCGCCGCCCATCGGGGGGTGCGCGACGCACCGGCTTCCCTTCAGCCCGGCTAGTCAGCCCCACTCGTGGTTCATTGCGCGCGACTCGGCGACGTCGTCGACGGAGGCGTCCCGCAGCCGGGGCCGGGTGACGGCGATCAGCACCATCGCGGCGGCGGCGGTGATCGCACCGAGGGCAAAGATGATCGTGAAGCTGCTTTCCGGGGTGTGGCCATGTTGGGAGCGGCCCAGTAGTACCGCGACGATCGCGGCCGCGATCGAGCTGCCGACGGTGCGCGCGATCGCGTTCATGCTTGTGGCGACACCGGTTTCGTCGGCGTCGACCTCGCGCACGACCAGGGCGGGCAGTGCGCCGTAGGCCAGGCTGATGTAGGCGTTGGCCAGCACGCCGGCCATGATCACCTGCCACGGCTCGTCGTGCAGGACGGCCAGCAGGACGAATCCGAGAACCCCGGCGGCGGCGCCGACGATCAGTACCGCGCGGGCTCCGAAACGGTCGATGTAGCGGCCGCTGGCCACTGCGGTGAGGAAGCCGGCCAGTGCGCCCGGCAGCAAGAAGATGACGCTGGCGCCGAGCACGGTCGCCGCGAAGCCGTAGCCGCTGCCCGCCGGCGCCTCGACGAAGTCGGTGAGACCCAGGAACGCGAAGTACAGGCCCATTCCGACCAGGATCGTCGCGAGGTTGGTCAACAGGATCGGGCGTCGGGACAGCATCGCCGTCGACACCAGCGGGTGGGCGCTGCGGCGTTCCCACCACCACCACGCCGTCAGCACCGCCAATCCGGCGCCGAGGCAGCCGATCGTGGCGGGCGAGATCCAGCCCCAGCCGTGGCCCTGGGTGATCGCCAGCAGCACCGCGGACAGGCCCAGCGCGAGCCCCGCCGCGCCGGCCCAGTCCACCGTCCCGTCGGAACTTCGGGGCCGGGTCGGCAGAACCGCCAGCACCGCGACGATCACCGCAACGGTGAAGACCGTGGTCAGCCAGAACACCCGGTGATAGCCCGCATCGCCGCGCATCAGCAGGCCGGTGACCACCAATCCCATACCGCCACCGAAGCCGAGGGAGCCGGACAGCACCGCCATCGCGCGCATCAGCCGGTCGGCAGGCAACTCCTCCCGCAGGATCGACACGCCGATGGGGTAGAGCGAGTAGGACGCGCCCTGCAACACCCGTGCGGTGATCAGCAGGGGCAGCGACGATGTCAGCGCGGCAAGCAACGAGCCGGCGAGCACGATCGCGAGCACGGCCAGCAGTACCCGCTTCTTGCTGTACAGGTCGGCCAGCCGGCCGATGAGCGGCGTGGTGGCGGCCGCGGCGAGCAGATTCGCCGTCACCGCCCAGCTGACGTCGACCGGGGAAGCATGCAGTTGCCGAGCCATCACGCCGAGAACCGGCACGACACCGGTCTGCAGGACGGCCACCGTCAGCGCGACGACGCTCAGGGTGGCGACGAGTAGCCCCGGTCTGCGATAGCCGATGCCCTGCGTCTCGAGATCTGACACCCGTTGATTATGTCGTCTAAGAACCGATGGCTGACACCGGAGTGCGTTGTGCGAGGATGCCCGGATGGGCACCCGACCGGCGCATTTCATTTCCGATCCCGACGGCATGTTCCATCCGACGGAGAACGCCCGAAGCCGCTGGGGCGACGACATGCTCAACGGGCCCGCGGTGGTCAGCTTGGCGGCGTTCAATCTCGAGCAGCGGTTCGGGCTGCCCGAGTTCCTGCCAGCGCGGCTCACGGTCGACTTGTTCAAGGCGGCTCGCCGGGTGCCGACCACGGTGCGTTCGCGGCTGATTCGCGACGGTCGCCGCATCCGCAATTCCGAGTGCGACGTCATGCAGGGCGACGTGATCGTCGCGCGGGCGACGCTGGTGCAGTACCGGCTGTCGGAACCTCCGCCGGGCGACGAATGGTTTGCTCACGCCGAATTCACCCCGCCATCGGATTGCGAGCAGCACGGGTTCTTCATCGGCAGCGACGACGTCGGATGGCGCGCCGACGGTGGAGCGCACCAGAACACCTCACGCAAACGCGTCTATCACAGCCCGATCGACGTGGTCGCCGGTCATGACATCACGCCGTTTGTCCGGACGGTCGTCGTCGCCGAGGCCACCAGTCTGGTCAGCAACCTCGGCACCAAGGGCATCGGCTACATCAACGGTGATCTGACCGTTGCTTTGTCCCGGCTGCCGGAGTCGGAACATATTGGTGTGCAAGGTGATTCACACTGGGTATCGGACGGCATTTCGGTGGGCACCGGGACGCTGTTCGACAGCGTCGGCCCGTTCGGCACCGGTCTGGTCACCGCGATCGCGAACCCGGCGGCTCAGATCGACTTCAGCGCACCCGATTCGATCCCGACGTTGAGCGTCTGACTCTAGAGCAGCAGCGCGCGCAGCTGGTCGTGCGGTAACGCGGGGGATCGATGCCCGTCGCGGCCGACCATGTCGGCGTTGACCACGAGTGCATTCAGCACCGCCTCCTCGACGCTGTGCACGACGGCGGCGTAGAGCTCATCCATCCGGCCCCACGGCAGGAACCTCACGTGGCCGAACTCGTCGTCGCGGACCGGGCCAATGGGGAAGCGGCTGGCGAGATCCGGTGCGTCAGCGGTGGAGAAGGCCAGGAAGATGTCTCCGGAGAAGTGGCTACCGGTGGTGCCGGTGCGGGCCAGTCCCAAGGGAACCCGACGGGCGAGTGCCTTGCACTGTCCGGGTAGCAGCGGCGCATCGGTCGCGATCACCGCGATCACCGAACCGGCGCCGGGCGGCGGCCGGTTGAGATCGCGCTCGAACCAGTCGCCGTCGAGCGGATTCTCGACGTCCAGGCGCGGGCCGACGTGCCGCCCGGCCACGGTGAGTTCATGGCGCGCACCGAAATTCGCCTGCACAAACGCACCCACCGTGAAGGTGTGGGTTCCGTAGCGCGCCAGCCGCGACGCGGTTCCGTTGCCGCCCTTGAACTCATAGCAGTTCATCCCGGTACCGCCGCCGACCGAGCCTTCCGGCACCGGGCCCCCGGTGGCATTGTCCAGCGCTGCTTCGGCATGCTCCGGTCGCACATGGCCGCCGTTGATGTCGTTGAGGTAGCCATCCCAGGTTTCGGCGCACACCGGCAACAACCATTGCCGCGCCAGGACCGGGTCGACGCGGTTGACCCAGGAGATCACGCCCGTATGGCAGGAACCGACGGCGTGCGTATTCGACAGCAGCACAGGCAGATTGAAGGCACCGGACTCCTCGATCCAGGTGGTGCCGGTCATCTCGCCGTTGCCGTTGAGTGAGAACCATCCCGCCGCGCAGGGCCGGCCGAGTCCGGCCCGCCCGCGGGGCAGGACCGCCGTGACGCCGGTGCGGACCGCGTCACCGGCCACCAGGGTGGTGACACCGACCTCGACGCCGGGCACGTCGGTGATCGCGTTGAGTGGCCCCGGTTCGCCGGACAGAGCGATGTCGAGTCCGCGGGCGCGCGGACGGCCGTCGGTGGTGAATGCCGCTGGAGACGTCACCCGGCCGACCCTACCGTCGGCTACGGGGCAAAGCGGTCCCGAAAAGACCACGGGCGCCGGGGAAGGTTTCACACCTTCCCCAGCGCCGCCTGGTGCCCGCACCACACCCCCCAGAGCCGTGTTGCGAGCCATCAGGCGATTCCGGCGCCCCCCGGGCGGAATCCGTGTTTCGTCTGACGTTGGTGCCAAGTTATCGCGCGGATATCGCCGCGCGCACGCGTAGTGCACTACTCGATTTCAGGTTCTTCTCAGGTTGATCACCTCGTGCCCGCTGCCGAGGGCGCGCCGGGCATGATCATCGGTGCCGGCTGACGACGAACGGAGACTCCATGACGGGGCGCGCTGACGTGCTGATCACGGCTGAAGCGTTGGCCGACCACATGGCGGCCGGCGACCCGGTCACCGTGTTGGACGTGCGCTGGACCTTGAGCGAACCGGACGGGCGGGAGCACTACCTCCAGGGGCATGTGCCCGGCGCGGTGTACGTGTCGCTCGACGACGAGTTGACCGACCACACCGTGCCAGACCGCGGCCGCCACCCGCTTCCGGCGGGGTCGGCGGTGCAGGCCGCCGCGCGACGCTGGGGTGTTCGTGACGGGCGCCCGGTCGTCGCCTACGACGACTGGAACCGGGCGGGATCGGCGCGGGCCTGGTGGGTGCTGACGGCCGCAGGAATCACCGACGTCCGCATTCTCGACGGAGGCTGGTCGGCGTGGAAGGCAGCAGGCGGACTAGTCGAAGCCGGTCCGGTCGATCCGGCGCCGGGCGACGTGACGGTGGCCCACCAGGATCTGTATGCCGGCGCGCTGCCAACCCTGACCATCGACGAGGTCGGCAACGGCCCGCTGCTCGACGCCCGAGCGCCGGAACGGTTCCGCGGCGACGTGGAACCGGTTGACGCCGTCGCCGGGCACATCCCCGGCGCGCGCAACCTGCCGAGCACGATGCTGCTCAGCGGGCAGGAAACCTTTCTCGATGACACCGCCCTGGCCGGCCTGCTGACCGACCGCGGTATCGAGCCCGGCGACCCGATCGGCGTCTACTGCGGATCGGGGATCACCGCGGCGGTGACCGTCGCCGCGCTGACCGCCGCGGGCCGCGAGGCCGCTCTGTTCCCAGGATCCTGGTCGCAGTGGAGCTCCGATCCGGATCGGCCTGTCGCCCGCGGCGAGCAGTGACGATGGAGACGTTCCTGGTGTACCTGAAGGTTCAGGCGATGTGCTTCGTCTTCGGCATCGTCGGGCCGATCTTTCTGGTCGTGTACTTCGCCGTCCAACCCGACCCGACAATCCGGTGGATGTACTACTGGGGCTTGGTGATCACTGCGATCGACGTGCTGATCGCACTCGGCCTGACCGACCAGACCTTGCGAGCCCGTCGGGTTACGCACAAGCAGGAGGAGACCCCCACATCGTGACGATCGTCGATCGTGAGATGGCTGACGAGACGACGGATCCCGCGTCGCGACAGCAGCGGTGGGAAGGGCTGGCGGAGTGGCCGCTGGCGGCATGCGCCGCGATCTTCCTTGCGCTGTTCTCGGTCAAGGTGCTGGCGCAACCACAGGGCTTGAACCAGCACATCATTCACGGGCTGCTGTTCGTGCTGTATCTGCCCTTCCTCGTCGACTATGTCGCGCGTCTGGTGCTGGCCGAACATCGGACGCGGTGGTTCGTGCGCCACCTGCTCGATCTCATCGTCGTCGTGTTGCCGTTGATGGGTCCGCTCCTGCTGCTGCGCCTCGTCGCGCTCGTGGGTGCCCTGCAGCGCGCCATCGGCGACGCGATCCGCGGCCGAGTGGTGGTCTACACCGCGTTCAGCGCGGTCCTGTTGGTCTACGCCGCCTCACTGGCGGTGCTCCAGGTCGAACGTCCCGCGCCCGGCGCCAACATCACGAGCTTCGGCGACGCGATCTGGTGGTCGGTCACCACCATCACCACCGTCGGTTACGGCGACCTCTATCCGGTGACGGTGCTGGGGCGGATCGTCGCCGCGCTGCTCATGATTGGCGGGATCAGCATGGTCGGCGCCATCACTGCCACCATCGCCAGCTGGATCGTGCAGCGGGTATCGGCGGAGGACAGCGCCCAGCAAGCCGCCACCGTCGCGCATATCGAGAGTCTGCAGGCCGAGGTGTCCCGGCTCGCGGACCTCGTGGCCGCGCAGACCGAGGGGAGGAGCCGGTGACCCGCGGGCCGTTCGACGGTAAGGCTGTCATCACCGGTGCGGGAAAGTCGCAGGTGGGGCGTCGCCTGGGCCGCACCGGGCTGGAACTGACCATCGAAGCCGTGCTGCGGGCGATTGCCGACGCCGGGCTCGACGTCGACGACGTGGACGGCATCGCCAGCTATCCCGGTGCGGTGGCGGGCAACCCGGGCTTCTCCGGGGCCAACGTCACCGACGTGCGGACTGCCCTGGGCCTACGCAGCAGGTGGTACATGTCCGGGCTGGAGACCGCGGGCCAGATCGGACCGGTGATCGAAGCCTGTATGGCCGTCACCCTCGGCTTGGCCAACCATGTGGTGGTGTTCCGGTCGGTGTGGGAGTCGACCGCGGCGCAGCACGCCGGCGGCGGCCACGCCTCGGTGTTGCTCGGCGGCGGCGGGAAGCTGCCGCCGCAGATGGAATGGACTGCGCCGTTCGGCGCGCTGTCGGCGGCCAACTGGCTGGCGATGCCGGCACAGCGGTACATGCACGACTTCGGGCTCACCCGTGAGCAACTCGGTGCGATCGCGCTGAACGCCCGGCGCAATGCGGGTCGCAACCCCGACGCCGTGTACCGCGACCCACTGACGATGGAGGACTACCTGTCCGCCCGGATGATCTCGGAACCGTTGTGCCTGTACGACTGTGATGTGCCCTGCGACGGCGCCACCGCGGTCATCGTCTCCCGTCGGGATGCCTGCGGCGGATTGCCTCGCCACCCGCTGACGGTCGAATCCGTCGGCCCGGGCATGTTCGAAAGACCAACGTGGGAACAACGTTTCGACCTGACCACGATGGCCGCCCACGACTCGGCCGCCACGTTGTGGGAGCACACCGAGCTGCGGCCGGGTGATGTCGACATGGCCCAGTTGTACGACGGTTTCAGTTTCCTGACCGTGATGTGGTTGGAGGCGCTGGGATTCTGCGAGCACGGCCGGGTCGGCGAATTCATCGCCGGCGGTGAGCGGATCGCGCTCGACGGCGAGTTGCCGTTGAATACCAGCGGCGGTCAGCTCTCGGGCGGACGCCTGCACGGTATGGGGTTCCTGCACGAGGCCTGCGTGCAGCTGTGGGGAGAAGGCGGTGAACGCCAGGCTCCGCGCACCCCGGAAGTCGTCGCGGTCGGCGTCGGCGGCGGACCCGTCGCGGGCTCGATGTTGGTGAGCAGCCGATGAGCTATCAACGCCCGGATCTGCGGCTCGCGCCCAGCCCAACCCCCGAATCGCAAGCGTTCTGGACCGGTGGACGCGAGGGAAATCTCCTGATCAGCCACTGCCGTGCCTGCGGACATTTCTTCCACCCACCCGGACCGGCGTGCTGGCGCTGTCGCAGTACCGATGTCGGCCCGGAGAAGGTGTCCGGGCGGGGGTCGGTCGCGGCATTCAGCGTCGACCGGCAGCCCTGGATTCCCGGATTCGAGCCGCCCTACATCGTGGCGATGGTGGAAATCGCCGAGGAGCCGGGCGTTCGGCTGATCAGCAATGTCGTGGATGTCGAGCCGGCGGACATGCGGATCGGGCTCGAGGTGGATGTCTTCTTCGAAGACTGGACCGGGCTCTCGGGAGAGGAAGACACCCGGGTGTGGATACCGTTGTTCCGGCCCGTGACT from the Mycolicibacterium crocinum genome contains:
- a CDS encoding EamA family transporter, with protein sequence MTAHPARVGAAMAVGSMTSVQLGLALAVDLIDRIGAEGAAWLRLAWAGVLFLVVVRPRRAAFTRATFGICVLLGIVTALITMLFMAALARIPMGTASALEFLGPLGVAVVSGSGRARWVWPALAAVGVLALTQPWQGEIDTVGVGFALGAAVCWAAYILLTQRVGDRVSGLQGLGVSMPVAAAVGTATVGAAVLPRMTPDMILIGLGLALLLPIVPFILELLALRRLNAAAFGTLMSLEPALALLIGFLVLHQVPNAAAIAGIAFVVVAGIGAAHRGVRDAPASLQPG
- a CDS encoding MarR family winged helix-turn-helix transcriptional regulator, which translates into the protein MTSSPKDASLDSISRTLAQVVRLTSSRSLFARQAAAAGVGLTQPSYALLRALIDNGPLAMGALARSTHMDMGMATRQVTSLVDAGLVTRNPDPADLRVALVTVTSQGRRVAGKLLGVRIGHLQRALADWTEAELDQFDRFLTRFVADSLATPIDD
- a CDS encoding Zn-ribbon domain-containing OB-fold protein — its product is MSYQRPDLRLAPSPTPESQAFWTGGREGNLLISHCRACGHFFHPPGPACWRCRSTDVGPEKVSGRGSVAAFSVDRQPWIPGFEPPYIVAMVEIAEEPGVRLISNVVDVEPADMRIGLEVDVFFEDWTGLSGEEDTRVWIPLFRPVTH
- a CDS encoding thiolase family protein, with amino-acid sequence MTRGPFDGKAVITGAGKSQVGRRLGRTGLELTIEAVLRAIADAGLDVDDVDGIASYPGAVAGNPGFSGANVTDVRTALGLRSRWYMSGLETAGQIGPVIEACMAVTLGLANHVVVFRSVWESTAAQHAGGGHASVLLGGGGKLPPQMEWTAPFGALSAANWLAMPAQRYMHDFGLTREQLGAIALNARRNAGRNPDAVYRDPLTMEDYLSARMISEPLCLYDCDVPCDGATAVIVSRRDACGGLPRHPLTVESVGPGMFERPTWEQRFDLTTMAAHDSAATLWEHTELRPGDVDMAQLYDGFSFLTVMWLEALGFCEHGRVGEFIAGGERIALDGELPLNTSGGQLSGGRLHGMGFLHEACVQLWGEGGERQAPRTPEVVAVGVGGGPVAGSMLVSSR
- a CDS encoding sulfurtransferase, whose translation is MTGRADVLITAEALADHMAAGDPVTVLDVRWTLSEPDGREHYLQGHVPGAVYVSLDDELTDHTVPDRGRHPLPAGSAVQAAARRWGVRDGRPVVAYDDWNRAGSARAWWVLTAAGITDVRILDGGWSAWKAAGGLVEAGPVDPAPGDVTVAHQDLYAGALPTLTIDEVGNGPLLDARAPERFRGDVEPVDAVAGHIPGARNLPSTMLLSGQETFLDDTALAGLLTDRGIEPGDPIGVYCGSGITAAVTVAALTAAGREAALFPGSWSQWSSDPDRPVARGEQ
- a CDS encoding sulfotransferase family protein gives rise to the protein MAGARFYFDVGNYVTMLRLVRAEPDRGRRRKLLAAFLIGVPAMAAIHAICFALDPLLFPSLRRTEVREPVFCVGHARSGTTYLHRLMARDDQFSVVLMYEMFFPSLLEKRLLRLLFRADEVLFGKRLRHRIDAIEERAFAETNDMHRTGFFTAEEDDFLLTWSLGSGFWIVLFPYLGQLDFYHVDRWSERKRRRLMTFYAECVRRQVALNGGRTHLSKNPTFCGRVESLIETFPDAKFIVPMRNPYETIPSLLKMLQTTWQLQGRDERLILESIRILADQSFDSYCHPLDVLARHPEIRSCVVDYRDLVGEPAATMRRVYDELDLDLPSDVAAAISASRGQGHETTHRYSLEEFGLDPQAIHVRLAPLFDQFGWSNEGHEGEHAGVN
- a CDS encoding P1 family peptidase — protein: MTSPAAFTTDGRPRARGLDIALSGEPGPLNAITDVPGVEVGVTTLVAGDAVRTGVTAVLPRGRAGLGRPCAAGWFSLNGNGEMTGTTWIEESGAFNLPVLLSNTHAVGSCHTGVISWVNRVDPVLARQWLLPVCAETWDGYLNDINGGHVRPEHAEAALDNATGGPVPEGSVGGGTGMNCYEFKGGNGTASRLARYGTHTFTVGAFVQANFGARHELTVAGRHVGPRLDVENPLDGDWFERDLNRPPPGAGSVIAVIATDAPLLPGQCKALARRVPLGLARTGTTGSHFSGDIFLAFSTADAPDLASRFPIGPVRDDEFGHVRFLPWGRMDELYAAVVHSVEEAVLNALVVNADMVGRDGHRSPALPHDQLRALLL
- a CDS encoding potassium channel family protein, yielding MADETTDPASRQQRWEGLAEWPLAACAAIFLALFSVKVLAQPQGLNQHIIHGLLFVLYLPFLVDYVARLVLAEHRTRWFVRHLLDLIVVVLPLMGPLLLLRLVALVGALQRAIGDAIRGRVVVYTAFSAVLLVYAASLAVLQVERPAPGANITSFGDAIWWSVTTITTVGYGDLYPVTVLGRIVAALLMIGGISMVGAITATIASWIVQRVSAEDSAQQAATVAHIESLQAEVSRLADLVAAQTEGRSR
- a CDS encoding acyl-CoA thioesterase domain-containing protein codes for the protein MGTRPAHFISDPDGMFHPTENARSRWGDDMLNGPAVVSLAAFNLEQRFGLPEFLPARLTVDLFKAARRVPTTVRSRLIRDGRRIRNSECDVMQGDVIVARATLVQYRLSEPPPGDEWFAHAEFTPPSDCEQHGFFIGSDDVGWRADGGAHQNTSRKRVYHSPIDVVAGHDITPFVRTVVVAEATSLVSNLGTKGIGYINGDLTVALSRLPESEHIGVQGDSHWVSDGISVGTGTLFDSVGPFGTGLVTAIANPAAQIDFSAPDSIPTLSV
- a CDS encoding MFS transporter — protein: MSDLETQGIGYRRPGLLVATLSVVALTVAVLQTGVVPVLGVMARQLHASPVDVSWAVTANLLAAAATTPLIGRLADLYSKKRVLLAVLAIVLAGSLLAALTSSLPLLITARVLQGASYSLYPIGVSILREELPADRLMRAMAVLSGSLGFGGGMGLVVTGLLMRGDAGYHRVFWLTTVFTVAVIVAVLAVLPTRPRSSDGTVDWAGAAGLALGLSAVLLAITQGHGWGWISPATIGCLGAGLAVLTAWWWWERRSAHPLVSTAMLSRRPILLTNLATILVGMGLYFAFLGLTDFVEAPAGSGYGFAATVLGASVIFLLPGALAGFLTAVASGRYIDRFGARAVLIVGAAAGVLGFVLLAVLHDEPWQVIMAGVLANAYISLAYGALPALVVREVDADETGVATSMNAIARTVGSSIAAAIVAVLLGRSQHGHTPESSFTIIFALGAITAAAAMVLIAVTRPRLRDASVDDVAESRAMNHEWG